The Syntrophorhabdaceae bacterium genome includes the window TCGGTAGATTTCCTTCCGGAACGACAGTATCTCTTCGGGGGACAGTATCGGGGGCAAGGCGACTACCGCTCTATCTTTTTGTTTTCCGAATATTCCCTGATCTCTTCAGGGCTCACCTCCGGGAGTTCGCGCAGGTACTCGCAGAGGCACACCTTCTCATACCCTGTCTTTTCAGGGTCATATATGACAAATGCCTTCTCTATCGATAGATCGTCTTGAGGTTTTTTGTTTTCATCCATACAGATATCATACGGCGAATAATATTAACCTGTCAACATGCTGCTTACCAGCTATCAGCGGTCAGCAGTCAACTATGAACTTCTGGTGAATAACCAATCACCAATAACCAAGCTCCAATTAATCACCAATATTCAATAACCAAACAGGGATATCTTACGGTTTTCGTTTGGGTATTAGGTCATTGGTTATTGGTTATTTAATTTTGGGACATAAATTGTTATAACGGGACTCCGTATCTAGAACGAATAAAGCAGGATCAGGATGGCTATTCCTATCCGATAATAAGCAAAAAGATCAAGGGTATGTTTTTTCAGGTAATTTATAAGAAACTTCAGGCTCAGGATCCCGAAAACAAGTGCTGAAGCTGCTCCATAGATATATATCGCCATACCGTTCGAGTGAATATCGAGGTGCCTCATCTCATACAAGGAAGTACCGAGTATGATCGGTATTGCCAGGAAAAAGGAAAAATCAACAGCCTCTGACCTCTTGAGCCCCAGAAGAAGCGCTGCGGTAATTGTTATCCCGCTTCGCGATACACCAGGTACCAGGGCAAACGCCTGGGCGATGCCGATCGCAATGGCAACGGGATAGGTAATGTCATTCTTGCTGAAGTGCACCCTTTCAGAGATGATCATCAGGACCGAGACAAGGGCAAGCGTAAAGACAGTCACAAAGGGGGTTCTCAGAGACTGTTCAATGAAATCCTTCCCCAGGAGTCCTGCAACCCCGGCAGGAATAGTGGCAACAATGATCTTTAAAAGCAGGGCATCCTTGAATCTTCCACCCCTGAGGTCAATAAAGCCTTCAATGATAACGCGGATGAATCTTTTGCCGTATATGGCGAGGATTGCCAGAAGTGTACCGAAATGCAACATCACATCATAGGTAAGTTTGTTGATATTGCCTTCATCGATGTGGAAAAACCATGGGATGACTATGAGGTGTGCTGAACTGCTGATGGGCAAAAACTCTGTGATACCCTGGATGGCCCCCATAATAACACTTTGCAACGTACTCATGAAAGGTCACCGGGTAGGAACCTGAAACCCAGTTCCATAGAATCCATGTTGAGCGATGCCGGTATGGGCGGCAGGGGGTCAACAGCCCTCAAAACCCTCAGGATCGACTCGTCGTATATCCTGTTACCGGACCTTTTTTCGACACTGATATCCACGATCCTTCCGTCTTTCCGTATCTTAATGATCACAATCGTCTCGAGGTCCTTCTTGTATGTCATACCGGGCACACCCCAGGCGCTCTTTACCTTGTCCCAGATATCAAGGATATACCTCTGTGTCACCGGATCGAGCGGTTTGCCGCCGCCTTCAGACCCGAACGGCAGTCCGGGGGCGCCGGCGCCTGTCCCCCCTTTGCCGCCTGCACCGGCAGTCCTTGTCTTTGATACATCAAGATAATCCGCCTTCTTCTTCATATCACGAATCCGCTCATCGAGGCGGCTCAGTTCTTCCTTGGTGGTCTTCTCCCGGGCAGCAACCTTCTTTTTTGATAACGAAACCTCTTCTTTCGCAGGTTTTTTTATAGGGGCAGGCTTCTTGACAACGCGTGCCGGCTTTGCAGGGACGGGCTTTTCGGGCAGGGCCTTTTCGGCAGCATGCCCTGCCCCTGTTGAACCTCCCCGGCCGCCAAGTTCGCCGACAAGGTTGACAGAGTACGACGATAGGGCATCGAACCTCTTTGATGATCTTTTCAAGGGTATACTAAACGCGGCGATAACGAAGACGTGGATCGCAAAAGAGATGATGAGCATTTTGTACCAAGCTTCTTCGCGCATCATTCCTCAAGGGGTTTGGTTACGATATTTATCTTCCCGATCCCTGCTTCACGTATGACCCCCATGCACTTTACAACGAATCCGTATGGAACATCCTTGTCAGCCCTGAGAAAGATCTCTTTATTGCTTTTATTGGCGAATAAAAGCTGGATAGCAGGTTTGAGTTCCCTCATGCCGAGTCTCTTCTCATTTAGTATAAGCCTTTGTTCCTTTGTGATATTCAGTATCTGGGGTTCGTCTTTGGTGGGCAGGGGCTTTGCGGTGACATTCGGTATGTCGATATTCATTCCGTGCTGCATCATGGGAGCCGTGATCATAAAGATTATGAGAAGAACAAGGACAACATCAACGAGGGGTATAACATTTATTTCCGACAGGGGTCCTTTGTCTTGCGATAATTTCATTTTTCAATGATATTGAGCAGGTACATGGATGCATTCTCCATCCTCGATATGATCCTTCTGAGCCTGCCTGAGAAATAATTATATGCAAGTACTGCGGGGATGG containing:
- a CDS encoding undecaprenyl-diphosphate phosphatase; translated protein: MSTLQSVIMGAIQGITEFLPISSSAHLIVIPWFFHIDEGNINKLTYDVMLHFGTLLAILAIYGKRFIRVIIEGFIDLRGGRFKDALLLKIIVATIPAGVAGLLGKDFIEQSLRTPFVTVFTLALVSVLMIISERVHFSKNDITYPVAIAIGIAQAFALVPGVSRSGITITAALLLGLKRSEAVDFSFFLAIPIILGTSLYEMRHLDIHSNGMAIYIYGAASALVFGILSLKFLINYLKKHTLDLFAYYRIGIAILILLYSF
- a CDS encoding TonB family protein; the encoded protein is MMREEAWYKMLIISFAIHVFVIAAFSIPLKRSSKRFDALSSYSVNLVGELGGRGGSTGAGHAAEKALPEKPVPAKPARVVKKPAPIKKPAKEEVSLSKKKVAAREKTTKEELSRLDERIRDMKKKADYLDVSKTRTAGAGGKGGTGAGAPGLPFGSEGGGKPLDPVTQRYILDIWDKVKSAWGVPGMTYKKDLETIVIIKIRKDGRIVDISVEKRSGNRIYDESILRVLRAVDPLPPIPASLNMDSMELGFRFLPGDLS
- a CDS encoding biopolymer transporter ExbD, with the protein product MKLSQDKGPLSEINVIPLVDVVLVLLIIFMITAPMMQHGMNIDIPNVTAKPLPTKDEPQILNITKEQRLILNEKRLGMRELKPAIQLLFANKSNKEIFLRADKDVPYGFVVKCMGVIREAGIGKINIVTKPLEE